CCCCttgatttaaatattattcataCTTTTTCTTAGGCATCAGCCCTATATCTTAATATCAATAAATGTGAGCTTGTGGCAGTCAAAGACTGAATTATCCACTCATACGAATATTCAAGTGAAAAACAGTGTTATTCATTCAAGGATAACTGTCAAtaaagatgaggaaaaaaatactccCTCAATTTAAGCCCTATTACTGAGATGAAATAGAAAAAACGTAGTCCCACCCTCAGCTataatagccttgagcaaatTCCCTGGATCGATCGGTCCATCAGCTGTTGTTTAGATAGCGCTGATCGTAAAGGACCCCTCACACCCCGCTCACTGTCTGTTTACCCTACTTCCCTCTGGCAGGCGATACAGACTGATCAAAAGATGGACTACCAGACACCGAAACAGCTTTTTCCCGGCAGCCATAAAGATTCTAAAGGCCCTCCTATAACCTCAATCTACACTGGACTTTTTACTTCTGCTGCACCCTACCTGTTCAACATTACACCCATGTGCAGCACGTTCTTTACATCTTTCGTGCAAcatcatgtgcaatatgttctctaaataactgacaatcactgcactataatgcCACTTTATGATACAGGTGAACGCATacttttttctatgcttggtcatttagttgtattaTGGTTGCACGgttttgtgttctgtctgcattataGGTagtcatgtttgtattagtctatgtctagttcagtaCGTGGATATGTAGCATGTAtatgtgaatgtgcactgtaggtttgctctaaaccggaaccaaattccttgtatgctcaggtatacttggccaatgaagctgattctgattctgattctgacaaGATGCTCTCCATTCGCCCCTTTTAATGTTCCTCTGTCTTTCAAATATACAGGAGAAGAATTTTGCAACTTGTTCCCGAAAAAGCCTTTGCACTTAAAAGTTACACGACTGAGGATGTTATCAATCTTGAATCTCAATCTTGAGAAAGTCAGAGAGCTGTAGAGGAAGAGAGGCTCAAACCCAGGGGACGGTGCTGTACGCTGAAGGTTGTTTTCTCCAAATCCCCAAATACTCACTCAGACCGAACTGATGTGACTCAATCTGCAGTAAAGTAACTGCTCATACAGGTTTTGTATGATGTGGAATGTGGAAGAAATTCTCAAGAGCTCACCTGTGATAACATCTTGGTACGCAACCAGGACCACATCCCTGCCTTTATCAGGTCATGTCAGTGTAGTGCTTGGAACAGCCTGTTTCACAGGGATTTTCCATTTCATAGTGCAATTTGCAGCCTTAACACacattacaaagaaatattaccACTTACTATGCCTAACAATTTCTATGTCTATTAAATTTGAACATCACAGGAGACACATTGACACAGCGGGAAGTGCTGTCAACTCTCAGTGCCGGGGCTGTTTGAACCCTGTGCAGCTGGTTGGGAGTTTGCGTTTTCTCccagtgggtttcctctgggtgctctggtttcctcccactgttcaATGACACACAGTTCATATGAACTGGACAcgctaaatgtgtgtgtttgcaggcaTGCTCGTAGGAAAAGAACCTGTGAAGTTTCAGATtgactgcagtgctgctgtaatGTAATTCCTATTGATCTGCTGAGTCCAGACACACAACTAAAAGATAAAGAGACTGTGCTAGTCATGTACAACCAAAGCAAAGTGAGACCACTTGTATGCACTGgaagttatagagtctatggatgcggagattctttgcagtCTTTCCatgtccatttcagggtctatcagttcGAAGTGCTCATGCTTTCTGGATTCGGAGGCTTATAGAGGGAGTCAGGTCCCCTGACCCACATTGcgttcatgagctgtgatgcagccgcagatctggtggctaagtcggctgggttctgctccaaagggacgtaatgccactgctcaggggacgttgTCTGGCGTATGCGATGCACACAATTGTGTACGTAGACAAAGAAGcgctttgagtcattacagatgtatccgaggaccaccctgctgtcacAGTAGAATTTTACAGCGTCCGGCTTGTGGTTCAGTTAATCTAAGATCAGCTCTGCTATCTCAACCGCCAGGACAACTCCACATAGGTCAAGGCGTGAGATTGTGGGCTCCGGCTgcggtgatagttttgcctttcccagcacaaatccaacttcacaacATCCATCTTCAGTGACAGTTCTTCAataagctactgcccctatggccTAGTTTGAGGCatcagaaaaaagacacagttctgTGTACATAGGTCTTGAGAGTGACATGGGTACatagcagcgaggcacgtggaggctgctCAGCTCCCCGAGTGATGCtttccacacttcccatttgctcatcttttcattaggcagaggagcatcccaatcccgaactccactggacagctctCGCAACAAcaatctgcctctgatcgtcaccggtgctgccagacccaagCATCTTTGACCAAAGACGCTGTTGACGACTGATAGCACCCCACGACGGGTGTAAGGCTCgtcagtgacagctactttaaaggtaAACATATCTGTGCCGATGTCCCAGCATAAGCCTAGGCTCCTTCGGGCaggcagagtctcatcatctaAATCCAGGTCTTGGATGCCCAAGGTCAGTCTTCaggtttgaaggctttcatcacagtgaaGCTGTTTGATGcaattttgtgcagcttcaggttagactccgcaagtgatgcacaagtacgcttcaGTAGGTCTCTGGCTGCAGACTCTGTAGAAAAGGATACGAGCCCATCGTCCACGTAGAAGTGTCTTTCCACAAAGTtccttgtgtcagctccatactttggttTGCCTTTCCGAGCAGCTCGCTGCAGACCGTAGATGGCAACCGCCGGGGACGGGCTattcccaaagacatgcacccGCAGACGATATTCTTCTATCTCCttggataggtcattgtctttatgccacaggaatctcaggtagtctctgtggtcATGCTTCACtaggaatccataaaacatctgttgcaTATTGGCGGTGACTGCGATGAGGTCCTTCCTAAACTGTAACAGCACACTCAAGAGAGTATTGCTCAGGTCGGGGCCTGTGAGCAGCACTGATTTGAGGGAGACGCCGTGCTGTTGggcgcttgagtcaaacacgactcgtatctgccctggcttctgggAATAGTACACcccgaaaatgggcaggtaccaGCATTCTTGTTTCTCATGGACGggcggtgccttctctgcatgtttgttcttgaacagcttttccatgaaggagaAAAACTGCTGCTTGATCTCTgcgtttttgctcagagtgcaTCTTCAAGATGTGAGGCGGGACAGTGCTTGTTCTCTGTTGTTTGGGAGTGGGGGACAAGGTGACTGTCAActttcaagagtttattgtcatacgtacaccatacaatgaaattcttactctgtgaatgcTCCAAGCAgcttatgacataaattataaagacATAAGGAAGAAAAGACAcgacataaattaaaaattaaaaaaaataactattagtgcaaatgcaagaaacagCAGCTTATGACATAGGTTACAAAGACATTAAGAAAAATGACACAAGAGATGAATTGCAAATTTAGAAAATAACTATTAGTGCAAAAGCAAGAGGCAGAATTATGTACATGtataaagtgtacagtgcacaatgtaaacatggaagacatgCATGTGCAAAGTTCtgcagaggcagagagagactTGAATGGTAAGGGAGCTACCAAGTTGTTCTTTTCATCCCGATGGACTTCGTTCGccataatctttagaaagatctcatcctcgaaggacatggcacacTAAGGGGCTGTGCAGAGGGCGTGATCGGGATTGAGGACTTGATTCAGTCGATTCCTACTGATGTGCCCGTTGGGggcaaatgttttacatttatttagaaaacacttttctccgaagcgacttccaatgaactctatgtagtgtcatcagccaacacaccttattcaccgcggtaacttacactgctaaatacactacttacactgggtcactcatccatacatcagtggaacacacacacacacacacacacacacacacacacacacacacacacacacacacactgtgggtgaacctgagcagcatgtctttggactatgggaggaaaccagagcacccagaagaaacccacgcagacacggggagaacatgcaaactccacacagactgaccagggatcaaacccatgtcctctcgaaCCTCCCAAACCATATTAAAGCACAACGCATGAGGTTTGGTCACCAAAACAGGTTTTATTTAGAAGCAAAAGCCAAAAACCAAGATGAGGACACGGTTCCTTTCAGGGGAGCATAAAGTATAaacaagagcacacacacacacacaggaacagtACGTATAGCGTGTTCCTGGACGTCAGCTTATCAAGTTATTAGCATCTAGTGACTGTAGTAATGTTGTaaacagctgtttgtgtttgtttagaaGTCCTTTCCcatgtagaatgcccaggaggggtggacccctagggtttttttcccctccctaaCCTTTCAGCTaggagatttttgttttttagtttaATACAGCTTGATATACTTTTGTAAAACTTAATTATAGATTAATTGATCATTTAAtatattgtggcacacagcgACGTGGGTTTGGACAGGGCAAAGGAGGACGCAGATGCAGCGTTCATAACAAACGATTTATTCAAAcagcagtacaaaaaaaaaaaattatgctctCAGTCCCAAGACTACTTTTCCTTTAGAACTTGTGCTTATAGCTAGCCTTTCTAACCTGCATTAACACTGCTAAGTTCTCTTCCacacactgggagacacggtcaccctaccattttccccttaagtgcccccagtggttatacacacatttaacattatctcccataatgcaactatttacatttaaacacacactccctcctaaacagtaacgcggggtcatTACAGCATGAACAACTTATTTGTATTACAGATGTTTCCTGATCCTTTTTTCAGCACTGTGTGAgaatgctctataaaaataaactgatctGAATAATGTTAGAAAATCTacatatataatgaaataaggcaactgaggaaaggaaagcaACAGAACTCCCAGGGACATGTCGTAGGGCCGGGCTCCAACCAGAACATTGTCGGTTCAGCTCCCAAAGGACACAATGCTGCTCCACGTTTACCTACCGTGCGTAACATGGTTCACATGGGCAGCGTCTCGAGGTGTGTGGAGGACCAAAGTGTCTTTATATCTGTTCATGTAACTGATGCTTCCCTccaacacaacttacactgatttcccaATTATCAGGTCATTTTTATTGCGTCCAcataggataagtactttgattaagggtactacagcaaaaggagggattcaaacctgggtctgaATGGTGCCCAGGTTATTTTGAAAAGGAGCATGTTTTTGAAAGGTCATGAAGTGTAATGAGCGTAGTTTCCACAGTGTATGTAATTGCGagggtgtgtctggggttcgaacggGAGCAGTGGATGCATTACTGACCAGTTCAAACCCATTGCCTGCCTCTCTCGCCCGCAGGTGCTTCTTGAAGCTGGGCGAGTGGCAGCTCAGCCTCCAGGGTATCAACGAGAGCACCATCCCCAAGGTGCTGCAGTACTACAGCCACTCGACGGAGCACGACCGCACCTGGTACAAGGTGGGCCTGCCGCCCCGCACCCGTGCCCATCTCCACTGGGAGGAAGGGGTCATTTCTCAGCCATGATGGTTCCTTGTTTGTGCGTAGGCCTGGCACGCTTTGGCCGTGATGAACTTCGAGGCCGTGCTGCACTACAAGCACCAGAACCAGGGCCGCGACGAGAAGAAGAAGCTGCGACACGCCAGCGGGGCGAGCGGCACCAGCGAGGCGAGCAACAGCGACAGCGAAGCCAAGAGCGCCGAGCACAGCCCTCTGCCGTCGCCCGGCCAGAAGAAGGTCAACGAGGTGGGTGAGGTGGGTGTGCCGGGTGTGTCTGGTGTGCGAGTGACCCTTCGCTGACCTTACGCTCTGCCCTGTTCCCCAGGACCTGTCCAagaccctgctgctgtacacCGTTCCTGCCATCCAGGGCTTCTTCCGCTCCATCTCCTTGTCCCGTGGGAACAACCTGCAGGACACTCTGAGGTGAGTGTGTCCCGAGCGCTGCCACGGCCCAGGGGCATTCCTATCGCTCTCGTGCACAGGCATGAGGCACCAACCGCTTTCTGCATCACGTTTCACCACCTTGCATCAGGGGATTTGGCCAAAGCAGCACTCTGTTGAAAGGGGGACCCCTCATGGTCACGTGGTGCCGTTACTCCTTAGTGTCTGAACGTACAAATCAGCGTAAACACAAGTACATCAGCAACGGACAAAGAGCTTTGGACACAGACGcaggattatggacacacagcttgtgtgtgacaccaccatgtggctggttcacatccctcctgTAGCtcctatttgaatgtcactcctataacaaaaatatagataaccatagcagatggtgttgggctcAATTATTTACGTttgcatgtattaatttaggagacgcttttctccaacgcgacgtacatctcatagaaaatacaatgtgttcattatattaggagaaagcgATATAGTTgcactcttaagtacagttaacgCCGCCAACAAGATCCTGAAGAACATGTGTGAGCACTGCAACACGCTGGTGCAGCAGGCCATCATGGTGGGTGGCCAAGGACACCGAcacgggacacacacacgcacacagacataGATGCACGAGTGGCTGGAGGAAGCATCGCGCCTCTACTTCGGCGAGCGCAACGTCAAGGGCATGTTCGCCGTGCTGGAGCCGCTGCACGCCATGATGGAGAGGGGCCCGCAGACTCTGAAGGAAACCTCCTTCAACCAGGTGGGCCGCAACCCCTCGGGAATCCGGAGCGTTTCGTGGAGTTTAGTTCGCTCTTTACGTTCACGTTCagtcatttagcaaacgcttttctacAGAGCCGCTTACGTGAGGGAGAAACCAAACGTGTTTCACAAGCGCACGGAGAGGCCGATACAGACAGGAGATTGCCAGaatccactgtgtgtgtgtgatgtcaccCTTTAAGCGAGCATGCGTCACATCTAGCTGCGTATGGCATTGGGAAAGAATACAGATGTGTTTGGGACaggtaatgtaaattttttggAGTAGGTAGGAGATCCAGACAGTTCATGAACggtgagagggattcagcagttctgagtgggagagggaggtcattgCACCCCACTGGAGGTGAAACCAGGAGACTCGTAGCTTTTTATGCTACTTCATGTTAACCAGTCAGTTTGGTTACTTCACTGTAGTAAATAAACTATGTTACACCAATGGTGCAACTGCAGGGTCCCTGCTGCGACTTGATCCAGTGAGCTGTGTTTCTTTCACGGTGCTCGACCTGGTGACGGTCTGTAAACGCTGCCTTTCATTACCAACGAAGCAGCTTTTCGGTGATCTGTCCGTCTCCGTTCGTGCTGCTCCCGCATCGTTGACTCTTCCGAGGTGTTTGCTGTAAATGGTGGGCGTGTCTGTCTCTCAGGCGTATGGGCGGGACCTGATGGAGGCGCAGGACTGGTGCAGGAAGTACATGCGCTCGGGCAACGTGAAGGACCTCACCCAAGCCTGGGACCTCTACTACCACGTCTTCAGGAGAATCTCCAAGCAGCTGCCGCAGGTGAGATGCAAGCCGGCGACTGATCATCTCTTGCCCAAGACCCCCAGTCCCCAAACACTTGGAAACAACTTGTGACCCCTGCGTCATGAGCAATGACGTGGTGCCGCCGTTGTCCCTTCACCCCCAGCTCACCTCGCTGGAGCTCCAGTACGTGTCTCCCAAGCTCCTCATGTGCCGTGACCTGGAGCTGGCCGTGCCGGGGACCTACGACCCGAACCAGTCCATCATCCGCATCCAGTCCATCGCGGCCTCGCTGCAGGTCATCACGTCCAAGCAGAGGCCCCGCAAGCTCACCATCATGGGTCAGGGGAGATTTGCATGAAAATCACATCTTGAGACTGTCAGAAGTCATCCTTGCTGAGATTTTtgtgagcaatttagggtaagtactttgctcagtggtactacagctgggggttggatccaaacctgcaacctctgtgTCCAAAGACAGCTGTtctaaccgctgcactaccagctgccccatattttggaataataaaatgctgaaacGTTCATCTGTTGGACACATGACAGAGCAGAGTGGCGCATTCTCCTGAGAAATGGCTCttgaagagatgggtttgagacctttcttgaatgctggctgggattcagcagctccgagggacacggGGAGTTGGACTGACCCCTTACGAGCTGCACTGCAAAATGACCGGACCCAGGGGTGCTCAGCACTCCCTCGCTCAGTCAATACTGGGGTAAAGTACCAGCCAtttctatatgtgtgtgtaataaagtgtggaatctgggggaaaaaagtgtgtgtggtttgcacaGTGCGCTGAGCTGAGCAAGTGCAGCTGTACTATGGTATAGTAACTGTCCGAAGTAGTGTTCACTACACATATCTATATACGTGTTCCTGAGACCCAAAATTCACAGCCAATTCTGCTAAAACGTCACCAAAGTCCAGTACAACAGACACACCCAGTACGAAACTTTTACCAGTGTAATTAATGGGGGTCGTGTCTTTGGTtcatgagaattcaccttacggTGGGTTTTTCAGGGTTGATTACCTTCCtaaggagagggagggggtaTAAATCTAGTATAACTGGGCAACTGCAAACAACTCAGTTTCTATCTCAGCGAGTAACTGACAGTCTGAGTGGCTGGAAGCAGGCagtgtgtacatatgtgtgtgtgtgtgtgtgtgtgtgtgtgtgtgtgtgcgtgcgtgcacgcatATACCCTGGCACTGACACCCACTGAAGGAGTGAATGGATTCAGGCACGGTGGTTCCTGGCTTCTTGTGGGTAGTTTCTCCAAGGTCCACACCATCCAAGGCTtctacagaacacacacacagaacacacaccaaGGTCAAAGGTTTTACACACTCGCGTTCCATGGATACAACTACTGGAATCATTTGGACAAGAGCCCTTGGCAAGATGAAGGAAATCACAGTAAAAGAAGCTGGTGACACAGCTGCCTTGCTGGGAATCGGAGTTTGTTAAACTTGAAACAAAACTATGCGTCTGCTGCTGATGTGAGCAAATCAGACAAAAGCGTGTCAACGGAACGTGGAGCAGATGGCGATACGTTCGCACACGAGGATCCGACCGACCGACTGACTGTCCTGCTGTGTAGGAGTCCGTTCTGGTCCTGGATCGTTTGTTCCCTTTGGTGTTTGCTGTGGATGGAGACACAGAGGCAGGGGTGTGACACacgataataaaaaaaaaaaaaaaaacacacaaacacgcacacacacacacacacaccaaacagcATGCAGCACTTTGCCACACACTGCTTTTGTACGGCACAGCATCGAACACATCGTGAGCGACACCCTCAACATACCATGATCACGGAGTGTTTACGCACCTCCTGCCTGTGCATACAAATATGACCTCGCGTTACCGTGGTGAACTGCACTCTGGGTAAGGCGACGACCGGCCGAAACCCAGCCTGAAAGCAGCCGGCCGTGGGCGAGAATCTCCATGACGACCGCGGGGTGTGGATTCCTTAACTAAGTCTGAATTGGCTGCTGTGGTCGAAGTGGACAAACACTCACTGTCCATGAGCCTCCAGTTGAGCAGCGGGTCGTAAACAAAAGCCTCCAGCACAGCCATGACGCTGTCCCTGTGCTCACGCAGCACCTCCATCACCGTGTGACACGTGATCCGGTAGTTTCCGTCAAGACCCGTCAcctgagcgagcgagcgagagagagagagctgaggGGCTCCGTTCCGTAACCCTCAAACCACGAGAGAGGTGGCCGATCACGGCACTTACCTCCATGGCGTTGGTGAGCATCCTCGTGAGCCTGAAGGGGATCTTTTCGGGGAATTTCTCCCTGGTCATGGCAACCTGGCAGCGGGGGAGGGGCAGTCACTCCGACAACTCCACGTAAAGAGAGGAGTTAAAATGCAGAAGGGCGAAAAAATACCTCAAAGCAGTCGCCGAAGTCAATGTGGAGGATCTTCCCGCTCAGCCTGTCCAGCATCAAGTTAGACGGGTGCCTGAggacacagcacagcacaccaCGGCACGTGGCCCTTCAGCACTGACCACCAGGGGGAGCAACGCTTGAAGATCTGGACTCGGGACTGAAAAGTTCCCCCAAAGAAGTCCAGCCTCTCACTGCCGCACTCTCTGAAAGGTACTTAGTCTCACTGGTGAAGAGTCTCGGACCCTGGCAGCAGCGTAACACGTAGGTAGACCCTTCGTCACGTTAGTGCGGCGCGACCTCACCTGTCTCCGAGTCCCAGGATGTAGCCCACCATGGACATCACGGCGAGGGAGCGCGTGTAATTGGTCCGCCTGTCGAACCAAACCTGCAAACGACCAATGAGCTTTCCAGTTAGCCACACCCTCAAAGGGAACACACCAATCACACGGCGAGAAACCTGAGGGGCGGGGCTTCTACTCCAGAGCGCTCCAGCCACCAGCTAATTTTTGAAGTAAAATGTACTGAAAGAATGTGATGTTGGCGCCATCGTTCAGGCGTTGATCGGGTAGCAAACCGATAACGAGAACCGGACGAGGTGGGTTCGCCCACCTCGGAGCTCGGACTCTTCAGCCACAGCAACTTGGCCAGGTCATCCCCGGCCGTGTTGTTCACAGCGTGTTCGAACACCTCGACCTTCTCCATGAGCGTCAAGTGGTCGTAGTCCGGCGCCATCTGAACGGAGCCGGGGGACGAGAGAGAAGGACGAGGACAAGTTCTGAACGTCAGTCGGGAGCTGCCTGGGTCCTGGACCGTccctgtttattatttttatttattctgcctCTTCAGCTCATTGTCAGGGCTGGAAGGTTGTTCATAACTTCGCCATTTTCACAAAAATCCAGAGCCATTGAAAGCTtagtaatacagacatccctcagtttattccCTGGTTACGTTTTGTAGACATTTCAGGCACAGATGCAGTAAATGAAATTATCTAAAACTACAATATCCTTATAACTTGTAactacattacacacacacacacacacacacacattttcagaaccgcttgtcccatacggggtcacggggaaccggagcctaaccaggcaattcagggcgtaaggctagagggggaggggacacacccaggacgggacgccagtccgtcgcaaggcaccgcaagcaggactcgagccccaaaccaaccagagagcaggacccagtccaacccactgcaccactgcgccctccCAAGTACATTATtactaattaaaattaataaaaatttgttGTGCCCACAAACTCCAATTAAACGCTGACGGATGACCCATGCAacccataaacatgtacacGGCTCGTCGACTCTccagacacaaactgtaaacaccgtggaagcgaGCTGAATTAAGGCGGccccacactcctgttctgtcCGAGTGCCCTTCGCTGCCCTCGGTCATATTTTTGCTACaactaaatatgaaatgtgtctTAAAAAAGATAAGCTCGTGTTCGATATAGAGGAGGATGTGCGATTGTAACCACTGTGTAGTTTGCTTGTTCGACGGCGCCTCTCCTTGAGGAGGTCGTACCCTCAGCATGATGCGGTGCTCGATGTTCAGCAGGATCTTCTTCTTCTCGCGGTAGTCCCTGATGAGGGCGTGGAGCGTGTCGCAGTGGGGCACCCAGCCGATCAGGCCCGAGTTGGTGGAGAGCGGGATCACGGCGTAGCGCTGGATGCTGAGGAAGGGCCGATCACAGCTTACACACGTGGACGGCGGAGCGGAAGGGGCGCGTCGCCAGGCGTACCCAAGCGCCAGCTGGCTGCGGCGATGCTCGGATTTGCGGGTACCTGAGGTTCTTGCGCAAAGAGGCCGGGTCGTTGGCCAGCAGCCGTGGCTGTTTCTCAGGGGCCGTCGCACAAATCCCACCGTTGGTCATTTCGCGAGGCCCATTGCTGCACTTTCCTCCACGTCGGTCCTGGCTTTC
Above is a genomic segment from Scleropages formosus chromosome 2, fSclFor1.1, whole genome shotgun sequence containing:
- the LOC114909882 gene encoding serine/threonine-protein kinase mTOR-like translates to MKCNERSFHSVCNCEGVSGVRTGAVDALLTSSNPLPASLARRCFLKLGEWQLSLQGINESTIPKVLQYYSHSTEHDRTWYKAWHALAVMNFEAVLHYKHQNQGRDEKKKLRHASGASGTSEASNSDSEAKSAEHSPLPSPGQKKVNEVGEVGVPGVSGVRVTLR
- the LOC114909881 gene encoding serine/threonine-protein kinase mTOR-like; this encodes MTNGGICATAPEKQPRLLANDPASLRKNLSIQRYAVIPLSTNSGLIGWVPHCDTLHALIRDYREKKKILLNIEHRIMLRMAPDYDHLTLMEKVEVFEHAVNNTAGDDLAKLLWLKSPSSEVWFDRRTNYTRSLAVMSMVGYILGLGDRHPSNLMLDRLSGKILHIDFGDCFEVAMTREKFPEKIPFRLTRMLTNAMEVTGLDGNYRITCHTVMEVLREHRDSVMAVLEAFVYDPLLNWRLMDTNTKGNKRSRTRTDSYTAGQSVEALDGVDLGETTHKKPGTTVPESIHSFSGCQCQGICVHARTHTHTHTHTHTHMYTLPASSHSDCQLLAEIETELFAVAQLY